In Deltaproteobacteria bacterium, the following proteins share a genomic window:
- a CDS encoding TIGR03619 family F420-dependent LLM class oxidoreductase gives MKFAAALAFADPSQFLAVARTADQCGWDALALSDHVFFPETMNSAYPYVATGKPFWEQAAPWPDVWVTIGALAAVTTRLAFLTNVYVLPARHPLHVAKAVSTAAVLSDNRVILGIGIGWMREEFDVLGHDFSTRGQRADEAIVVLRTVWRGGMVEYHGQFYSFERLLMSPAPTRPVPIWVGGESNPALRRAARLGDGFISVLHSQAEIVALVERLNALRAEYGRANAPFDFCVSCHDANTLDDIRRLQDAGVTTLLTVPWLLYGDDPTLLDSKRRGLERFGDDIIAKMR, from the coding sequence ATGAAATTCGCCGCAGCCCTGGCCTTTGCTGATCCCTCCCAGTTTCTTGCCGTCGCCCGCACCGCCGACCAATGCGGTTGGGACGCGCTCGCGCTTTCCGATCATGTGTTCTTTCCGGAGACGATGAACTCCGCCTATCCGTACGTTGCCACCGGCAAGCCCTTCTGGGAGCAAGCCGCACCGTGGCCCGACGTTTGGGTCACTATTGGCGCGCTGGCAGCGGTGACCACGCGGCTGGCCTTCTTGACCAACGTCTACGTGTTGCCGGCGCGCCATCCGCTGCACGTGGCCAAGGCCGTCAGCACGGCCGCGGTGCTGTCCGACAATCGCGTCATTCTCGGCATCGGCATCGGCTGGATGCGCGAGGAGTTCGACGTCCTCGGCCACGACTTCAGTACCCGCGGCCAGCGGGCCGACGAGGCCATCGTGGTGCTGCGCACGGTCTGGCGCGGCGGCATGGTCGAGTATCACGGGCAGTTTTATAGCTTCGAGCGCCTGCTGATGAGCCCGGCGCCCACCCGGCCGGTGCCGATCTGGGTCGGCGGCGAGTCCAACCCGGCCCTGCGGCGTGCCGCGCGCTTAGGCGACGGCTTCATTTCGGTGCTGCATTCGCAGGCGGAGATCGTCGCCCTGGTCGAGCGCCTGAACGCGCTCCGCGCCGAGTACGGCCGCGCCAATGCACCGTTCGACTTTTGTGTTTCGTGCCACGATGCCAACACCCTTGACGACATCCGCCGCTTACAAGACGCGGGCGTGACCACGTTACTGACCGTACCCTGGCTGCTGTACGGCGACGATCCGACGCTGCTCGATTCAAAACGGCGCGGCCTGGAGCGTTTCGGTGATGATATCATCGCCAAGATGCGCTGA
- a CDS encoding alpha/beta hydrolase encodes MAWIFLLATLVGAALTYNAYRPAFAPPRLAALSFFAGWLTTELALHHLAWQALAALVFIRLGALQAWPGKLGLLIALVSWVGLWRCYWRAGEAEAVVERGLAAGLGADYRERILPEVRAQFAPTVDWRQILLPFPMRHPEVERLRDLQFARVAGLNLKLDIYRHRSQPSSCPTLLQIHGGGWVIGSKNEQAIPLMLHMAARGWVCVTVNYRLSPHATFPDHLVDLKLAIQWIREHGREYGANPDFLVVTGGSAGGHLSALVALTGNQPEYQPGFETVDTAVQACVPFYGVYDFTDRGGFWRHHAIARLLERQVMKAARHEAPEAYEKASPMSLVHPGAPPFFVIHGDLDTLVPVEEARHFCELLRQTSQAPVIYAEIPGAQHAFEIFPSLRTTFVVHGVERFLAYTYSQYLSAQDQRRASNSQLAATA; translated from the coding sequence ATGGCTTGGATATTTCTTCTGGCAACGCTCGTCGGAGCTGCGCTTACTTACAATGCGTACCGGCCGGCGTTTGCCCCGCCGCGGCTGGCGGCGCTGAGTTTCTTCGCCGGCTGGCTGACCACCGAGCTGGCACTGCATCACCTTGCCTGGCAGGCGCTGGCCGCGCTGGTGTTCATCCGCCTGGGGGCGCTGCAGGCTTGGCCCGGCAAACTCGGGCTACTCATCGCGCTGGTGTCGTGGGTTGGCTTATGGCGCTGCTACTGGCGCGCCGGCGAGGCCGAGGCGGTGGTGGAGCGTGGCTTAGCCGCCGGCCTGGGCGCCGACTATCGCGAGCGCATCCTGCCCGAGGTGCGCGCGCAGTTCGCGCCGACGGTGGATTGGAGACAGATCCTGCTGCCGTTTCCGATGCGCCACCCGGAGGTCGAACGGCTGCGCGATCTCCAGTTCGCGCGCGTCGCCGGGCTCAACCTCAAGCTCGACATCTATCGCCATCGCTCGCAGCCCTCGAGCTGCCCGACGCTGCTGCAAATCCACGGCGGCGGCTGGGTGATCGGCAGCAAGAACGAGCAGGCGATCCCGCTGATGCTGCACATGGCCGCGCGCGGCTGGGTGTGTGTGACAGTCAACTACCGGCTCAGCCCGCACGCCACCTTCCCCGATCACCTGGTCGATCTCAAACTGGCAATCCAATGGATCCGCGAGCATGGGCGCGAATACGGCGCGAACCCGGACTTCCTGGTGGTCACCGGCGGCTCGGCCGGCGGCCACTTGAGCGCGCTGGTGGCGCTGACCGGCAACCAGCCCGAATACCAGCCGGGCTTCGAGACCGTCGACACCGCCGTCCAGGCCTGCGTGCCGTTCTATGGCGTCTACGACTTCACCGATCGCGGCGGCTTCTGGCGCCACCACGCGATCGCTCGCCTGCTCGAGCGCCAGGTCATGAAAGCCGCGCGCCACGAGGCCCCAGAAGCCTACGAGAAGGCATCGCCGATGAGCCTGGTGCACCCCGGCGCGCCGCCGTTCTTCGTCATCCATGGCGACCTCGACACGCTGGTGCCGGTCGAGGAAGCGCGGCACTTCTGCGAGCTGCTACGCCAGACTTCGCAAGCACCGGTGATCTACGCCGAGATTCCCGGCGCGCAGCACGCCTTCGAGATCTTTCCCTCGCTGCGCACGACGTTTGTCGTACACGGCGTCGAGCGCTTTCTGGCTTACACCTACAGCCAATACTTGTCGGCGCAAGACCAGCGCCGGGCGAGTAACAGCCAGCTGGCGGCGACGGCGTGA